A section of the Larus michahellis chromosome 1, bLarMic1.1, whole genome shotgun sequence genome encodes:
- the CCDC70 gene encoding LOW QUALITY PROTEIN: coiled-coil domain-containing protein 70 (The sequence of the model RefSeq protein was modified relative to this genomic sequence to represent the inferred CDS: inserted 1 base in 1 codon; substituted 1 base at 1 genomic stop codon) produces the protein MSCSPYCTSHQQKLIKKLQVEKAFQEEIQSFQETMKSFWEKIKGFWEKIRDVKMAIQAFWEEKSVWEEEADFHEKEKAVQEEAEAFWKVYRDFWKDYNAFWKKDKGFWKEDQLLCEKDRVLXDEDRVLWAEEASLWADETALLEKEXAVWEDEEALHEEQKIVKEYEMFIWEEAFGPEREDISRDDTVHRGKA, from the exons ATGTCCTGCTCTCCCTACtgcacctcccaccagcagaagcTCATCAAAAAGCTGCAGGTTGAGAAAGCCTTTCAGGAGGAGATTCAGAGTTTTCAGGAGACAATGAAGAGCTTTTGGGAGAAGATCAAGGGCTtttgggaaaaaatcagagatgtCAAGATGGCCATCCAAGCCTTCTGGGAGGAGAAGTCTGTCTGGGAGGAAGAAGCTGACTTTCATGAGAAAGAAAAGGCTGttcaggaggaagcagaagcctTCTGGAAGGTGTATCGTGACTTCTGGAAGGACTATAATGCTTTCTGGAAGAAGGATAAGGGTTTCTGGAAAGAAGATCAGCTCCTCTGCGAGAAAGACAGAGTCC TGGATGAGGACAGAGTCCTATGGGCAGAAGAAGCATCTCTGTGGGCAGATGAAACAGCTCTCCTGGAAAAGGAGTGAGCTGTCTGGGAAGATGAGGAGGCCCTCCATGAAGAACAAAAAATTGTCAAGGAGTATGAAATGTTCATCTGGGAGGAGGCCTTTGGTCCTGAGAGAGAGGATATCTCCAGGGATGACACTGTCCACAGAGGAAAAGCATAA